The following proteins are co-located in the Pseudomonas fluorescens genome:
- a CDS encoding transporter substrate-binding domain-containing protein, translated as MKAFLALCALASVATAALADTPTSRLDDVLQRGTLTVCTTGDYKPYTSLRADGRYEGIDIAMAESLAKSLNANIQWVPTTWKTLMPDFLAQRCDIAVGGISVSLERQKKAFFSQALGVDGKIPLVRCADVRRYQTVEQINQPQVRVIEPAGGTNEVFARAHLGQAQIRLHDNVTIFDELLAGKADVMITDASEARFQQKLKPGLCAVNPERQMQYSEKAFLLPRDDVAWKSYVDQWLHLSVATGVYDGIVNQWLAAP; from the coding sequence ATGAAAGCTTTTCTAGCCCTGTGCGCACTCGCGAGTGTCGCCACCGCGGCCCTGGCCGACACCCCTACCTCGCGCCTCGACGACGTGCTGCAGCGCGGCACACTCACGGTGTGCACCACCGGTGACTACAAGCCCTACACGTCACTGCGCGCCGACGGCCGTTATGAAGGCATCGACATTGCCATGGCCGAATCCCTGGCCAAGAGCCTCAACGCCAACATCCAGTGGGTGCCCACCACCTGGAAAACCCTGATGCCGGACTTCCTGGCACAGCGCTGCGACATCGCCGTGGGCGGCATTTCGGTGTCCCTTGAGCGCCAGAAGAAAGCGTTCTTCAGCCAAGCCCTCGGCGTCGACGGCAAGATCCCGCTGGTGCGCTGCGCCGATGTGCGGCGTTACCAGACCGTCGAGCAGATCAACCAGCCGCAGGTGCGTGTGATTGAACCGGCAGGCGGCACCAATGAAGTGTTTGCCCGTGCGCATCTGGGCCAGGCGCAAATCCGCCTGCACGATAACGTGACGATCTTCGACGAGCTGCTGGCCGGCAAGGCCGACGTGATGATCACCGACGCCAGCGAGGCGCGCTTCCAGCAGAAGCTCAAGCCCGGGCTGTGCGCGGTCAACCCCGAACGGCAAATGCAGTACAGCGAAAAAGCCTTCCTGCTGCCCCGCGATGATGTGGCGTGGAAAAGCTATGTCGACCAGTGGCTGCATTTGAGCGTGGCCACCGGGGTGTACGACGGCATCGTCAATCAGTGGCTGGCGGCGCCCTGA
- a CDS encoding glutamine synthetase family protein gives MSVFASLHEARSFLEQNPDIEMFELFILDNNGVPRGKLLHRDELLAVYASGRPLPSTILGLTMNGDDVENSGLVWDVGDIDCRAYPVSGSLQRMPWRLIPTAAVQVSMHPTEGLPATVADPRHVLARVIDGLKADGYYPVMAAELEFYLLDQKPDSNGRPQPARDVDGNRPRSTQVYGLRELEQIEPFLADLYSACKLQGIPARTAISEYAPGQVEITLEHRNDALQAMDEAVRYKRLVKGVAHQHGMTACFMAKPFDDLAGTGMHMHVSLADADGNNLFASEAADGTVLLRQAVGGMLSTLLDSLLMFCPNANSYRRFQTNSYAPLAATWGVDNRTVSLRVPGGPANSRHIEHRICGADANPYLAAAAILAGIHRGIREQRDPGAPVQGNGYAQANEPLPTDWLTTLRALEGSSWAREAFGSEFLGVYLAVKRAEYRQFMGEVGEQDWRWYLHQA, from the coding sequence ATGAGTGTTTTTGCGAGCCTGCACGAAGCCCGATCTTTCCTTGAGCAGAACCCGGACATCGAGATGTTCGAGCTGTTTATCCTCGACAACAACGGCGTACCACGCGGCAAGTTGCTGCACCGCGATGAACTGCTGGCGGTGTATGCAAGTGGTCGGCCGTTACCCAGCACCATCCTCGGCCTGACGATGAATGGCGATGACGTGGAAAACTCCGGGCTGGTGTGGGACGTTGGCGATATTGACTGCCGCGCCTACCCGGTCAGCGGCAGTTTGCAGCGCATGCCGTGGCGCCTGATCCCGACGGCGGCGGTGCAAGTCAGCATGCACCCTACCGAAGGCCTGCCCGCTACCGTGGCCGACCCCCGGCATGTGCTGGCCAGGGTGATCGACGGCCTGAAAGCCGACGGTTACTACCCGGTGATGGCCGCGGAGCTGGAGTTTTACCTGCTCGACCAGAAGCCCGACAGCAACGGCCGCCCGCAACCGGCACGGGATGTTGACGGCAATCGCCCACGCTCGACCCAAGTGTATGGCTTGCGCGAGCTGGAGCAGATCGAGCCGTTCCTTGCCGACCTGTATAGCGCCTGCAAACTGCAAGGTATCCCGGCGCGTACGGCGATTTCCGAATACGCCCCGGGCCAGGTGGAAATCACCCTGGAACACCGTAACGATGCGCTGCAAGCGATGGACGAAGCCGTGCGTTACAAACGCTTGGTCAAGGGCGTCGCCCATCAGCACGGGATGACGGCCTGCTTCATGGCCAAACCGTTCGATGACCTGGCGGGCACGGGCATGCACATGCACGTCAGCCTGGCCGATGCCGACGGCAATAACTTGTTCGCCAGTGAGGCGGCCGATGGCACTGTGTTGTTGCGGCAGGCCGTGGGCGGCATGCTCAGTACCTTGCTCGATTCGCTGCTGATGTTCTGCCCCAACGCCAACTCCTACCGCCGCTTCCAGACCAATAGCTATGCGCCACTGGCCGCCACGTGGGGCGTGGACAACCGCACGGTGAGCCTGCGTGTACCCGGCGGCCCGGCGAATTCGCGGCATATCGAACACCGTATCTGCGGCGCCGACGCCAACCCTTACCTGGCGGCTGCCGCGATCCTTGCCGGTATCCACCGTGGCATTCGTGAGCAACGCGATCCTGGCGCTCCCGTGCAAGGTAACGGCTACGCCCAGGCCAATGAGCCGCTGCCTACCGACTGGCTCACGACGCTGCGTGCACTGGAAGGGTCAAGCTGGGCAAGGGAGGCGTTCGGCAGCGAGTTCCTCGGTGTGTACCTGGCAGTAAAACGCGCCGAATACCGCCAGTTCATGGGCGAAGTGGGCGAGCAGGATTGGCGTTGGTACCTGCATCAGGCGTGA
- a CDS encoding class I SAM-dependent methyltransferase — translation MSSPSPSSIEIEFAERCDREHARVCGDTRPPALLKRLAAWRDERLVRQALKVAGEPGLILDLACGSGRFWPVLAEHINRVILASDNSQDMLDHARTHHPAALLKRVKTFQGSAFSIGLSANAVDCIFCLELFRHVPSSDMRLALLREFHRVSRDTVIVSVNARTPVEEEFRLAGFKVLNHQEFLPGSKLWRVYVLRKRG, via the coding sequence ATGTCGTCACCCTCTCCTTCCTCTATCGAGATTGAATTCGCCGAGCGCTGCGACCGCGAGCACGCCAGGGTTTGCGGCGACACGCGGCCGCCCGCACTGCTCAAGCGTCTGGCCGCATGGCGCGATGAGCGGCTGGTGCGCCAGGCGTTGAAAGTCGCCGGCGAACCGGGGCTGATCCTCGATCTGGCCTGCGGCTCGGGACGGTTCTGGCCGGTGTTGGCCGAACACATCAACCGGGTAATCCTGGCCTCGGACAACTCCCAGGACATGCTCGACCATGCGCGCACGCATCACCCGGCGGCCTTGCTCAAGCGTGTCAAAACGTTCCAGGGCTCAGCGTTTTCCATCGGTCTGTCGGCAAATGCGGTGGACTGCATTTTCTGCCTGGAGTTGTTTCGGCATGTGCCCAGCAGTGACATGCGATTGGCGTTGCTGCGTGAGTTTCACCGCGTCAGCCGTGACACGGTGATTGTCTCAGTGAACGCACGTACGCCGGTGGAGGAAGAGTTCCGACTGGCGGGCTTCAAAGTCCTCAATCATCAGGAATTCCTGCCCGGCTCCAAGCTGTGGCGCGTTTACGTTCTGCGTAAGAGAGGCTAA